A genomic stretch from Ureibacillus composti includes:
- the brnQ gene encoding branched-chain amino acid transport system II carrier protein has translation MKFIKENLAVGFMLFALFLGAGNIIFPPLLGQQAGDEILPAIIGFLITGVGLPLLGIIAVAKNGGDLQIVANRIHPIFSIIFTSVVYLSIGPLFAIPRTAAVTYEIGIAPYLSEASQASWLPLFISTAIFFGISLYLALNPSKLVDRVGKVLTPALLIVIALLAIKSFITPMGPVGESHGAYIENAFSKGFIEGYLTMDVLASLVFGIVIVQALQAKGIVSRSKQITITIFAGFVAACGLAFVYVSLSYIGATSTSAIGSFDDGGSIIAESAKMLYGSLGSIILSAVIILACITTAVGLISANATFFNKLFPNLPYKFLAVVFTLFSLMFANFGLSNLISISLPVLLFIYPIAIVLMFLVLFDQAFGRDPIVYTLALIATAFVSLYDGITGAGFEIEWYKNIVSTFPLHDQSVGWLVPALVGLVIGWIIHILKKASS, from the coding sequence ATGAAATTCATTAAAGAAAATCTTGCTGTGGGGTTTATGCTTTTTGCACTTTTCCTTGGAGCAGGTAATATAATCTTCCCTCCGTTATTAGGACAACAAGCAGGAGATGAAATTCTTCCCGCTATTATTGGTTTCCTAATAACAGGTGTAGGATTACCATTACTAGGGATTATCGCCGTAGCAAAAAATGGTGGAGATTTACAAATTGTTGCGAACCGAATTCATCCAATTTTCAGTATTATTTTTACATCTGTTGTTTATTTATCGATTGGACCACTTTTTGCAATCCCTCGTACAGCAGCTGTAACATATGAAATCGGAATTGCACCATACTTATCTGAGGCATCCCAAGCTAGTTGGTTACCATTGTTCATCTCAACTGCAATATTCTTTGGTATATCACTATATTTGGCACTTAATCCATCAAAGTTAGTAGACCGCGTTGGAAAGGTGTTAACTCCTGCCCTTTTAATTGTGATCGCATTATTAGCAATTAAAAGTTTTATTACGCCAATGGGGCCAGTTGGAGAATCACATGGTGCTTATATAGAGAATGCGTTCTCAAAAGGATTTATTGAAGGCTATTTAACAATGGACGTATTGGCATCCCTTGTATTTGGGATCGTAATTGTCCAAGCTTTACAGGCAAAAGGAATTGTAAGCCGTTCAAAACAAATAACTATTACTATTTTCGCTGGCTTCGTTGCTGCATGCGGGCTAGCATTCGTTTATGTTTCTTTATCTTATATTGGGGCTACAAGTACTAGTGCCATTGGTTCATTTGATGATGGTGGTAGTATTATCGCCGAATCGGCAAAAATGTTATATGGAAGTTTAGGAAGTATCATTTTATCGGCTGTTATTATTTTAGCTTGTATCACTACTGCTGTTGGTTTAATTTCGGCTAATGCTACTTTTTTCAATAAACTTTTCCCAAATCTACCTTATAAATTTTTAGCAGTTGTTTTTACATTGTTTAGTTTAATGTTTGCAAACTTTGGTTTAAGCAACTTAATTTCTATTTCTTTACCTGTATTATTGTTCATCTATCCGATTGCAATCGTCTTAATGTTCTTAGTATTATTTGACCAAGCATTCGGTCGTGACCCAATTGTGTACACATTAGCATTAATTGCTACAGCCTTTGTAAGTTTATATGATGGAATCACAGGTGCAGGCTTCGAAATTGAATGGTATAAAAATATTGTGAGCACGTTCCCGTTACATGATCAAAGTGTTGGATGGTTAGTTCCTGCACTTGTTGGTTTAGTCATCGGATGGATTATTCATATCCTGAAAAAAGCTTCCTCTTAA